A DNA window from Tenuifilaceae bacterium CYCD contains the following coding sequences:
- a CDS encoding Fe-S assembly SUF system protein: MELRDELAIQTDIVKTLKNVHDPEIPVNIYDLGLIYDIDVDENRKVTVTMTLTAPNCPMADQLIEEVEEKVSKIEGVNGAIIKLTFDPPWDKSRMSDEAMLELGFL; encoded by the coding sequence ATGGAACTACGCGACGAACTAGCAATACAAACCGATATTGTTAAAACACTAAAAAATGTTCACGACCCTGAAATTCCAGTAAATATTTACGATTTGGGGTTGATTTATGACATTGATGTTGACGAAAACCGAAAGGTTACCGTTACTATGACCCTAACTGCTCCAAACTGCCCAATGGCCGACCAGTTGATTGAGGAAGTAGAGGAAAAGGTATCTAAAATTGAGGGTGTAAACGGCGCTATTATCAAACTAACATTCGACCCACCTTGGGACAAAAGCCGCATGAGTGACGAGGCTATGCTAGAGTTAGGTTTCTTATAG
- the rfaY gene encoding RNA polymerase ECF-type sigma factor, whose product MINKEEQFKQIVDQNKERILRICRFYAPSEEDCKDMYQEVLINVWKSLEKFRGDSEIGTWIYRIAVNTSLTFAGKLYKRMKLNIDVETSGLKYLLDEDKDEVLVKESRLQELQVQLNQLTVIDKALMGLVLEGLSTKEIADVIGITEPNVRVKIHRIKEDLRVSMKGGGYE is encoded by the coding sequence ATGATTAATAAGGAGGAGCAATTTAAGCAAATTGTTGATCAGAACAAGGAGAGGATACTGCGCATTTGCAGGTTTTATGCTCCGTCGGAGGAGGATTGCAAGGATATGTATCAGGAGGTTTTGATCAATGTTTGGAAGAGTTTAGAAAAGTTTAGAGGAGACTCCGAGATTGGAACCTGGATATATAGAATCGCTGTAAACACCTCGTTGACTTTTGCTGGGAAGCTGTATAAACGGATGAAACTTAACATTGATGTTGAAACCTCTGGCCTAAAATATTTGCTTGATGAGGATAAAGATGAAGTTCTAGTTAAGGAGAGTAGACTTCAGGAACTCCAGGTTCAACTTAATCAGCTGACGGTAATAGATAAAGCGTTGATGGGACTCGTTCTTGAGGGATTGTCAACCAAGGAAATTGCTGATGTGATTGGTATAACCGAGCCTAATGTTCGAGTAAAAATCCATAGGATAAAGGAAGATTTAAGAGTTAGTATGAAAGGAGGCGGTTATGAATAA
- a CDS encoding 4Fe-4S ferredoxin, giving the protein MKRISIFLLGIIALTGCSSSKNESAVYFTDKITPEGFMKIYQTIAKELDGKVGVKVHFGEEGNTYYVKPELFKDVVLDCKGTFIETNVLYKSPRQQTESHIELAKSHGFTYAPIDILDSEGEMVIENVEGCQHYRKFFFGKNLDNYNSFLIISHFKGHGSSGFGGAIKNISMGFATPKGKLAMHRNNFPVCDHNRCTNCDSCALECPANAITTNPFTIDVEKCTGCGKCIDVCPNDALRYPKEKEDVQTIFCERLVEYAKAIHDRYKKMVYINVLVDISTSCDCSKNPGKPFVPNIGILASTDIVAIEKASHDLVAKAHHCSDPFLKANNVSGLRQIEYAYELGMGQKNYRLINIDTNETTVVKAD; this is encoded by the coding sequence ATGAAAAGAATATCGATTTTTCTGCTTGGCATAATCGCATTAACCGGATGCTCAAGCTCCAAAAATGAATCAGCAGTATACTTTACTGACAAAATCACCCCCGAGGGTTTTATGAAAATATACCAAACTATCGCGAAAGAACTCGATGGGAAAGTTGGTGTTAAGGTTCACTTCGGCGAGGAGGGAAATACATACTATGTAAAACCAGAACTATTTAAGGATGTTGTTCTGGACTGCAAAGGTACTTTTATAGAAACCAACGTACTATACAAAAGTCCACGTCAACAAACCGAAAGCCATATAGAATTGGCAAAAAGCCATGGTTTTACCTATGCACCTATAGATATTTTAGACTCGGAAGGCGAAATGGTTATCGAAAACGTTGAGGGCTGCCAGCATTACCGTAAATTTTTCTTTGGCAAAAATCTCGACAATTACAACTCATTCCTAATCATTTCGCACTTTAAAGGACACGGCTCTTCAGGCTTTGGTGGGGCTATCAAGAATATATCCATGGGATTTGCCACCCCTAAAGGGAAATTGGCAATGCATAGGAATAACTTTCCGGTTTGCGACCATAACCGCTGCACCAACTGCGATAGTTGTGCCTTAGAATGCCCTGCTAATGCAATAACCACAAATCCGTTTACAATTGATGTAGAAAAATGCACTGGCTGTGGCAAATGCATTGATGTTTGCCCTAACGATGCTTTACGCTACCCAAAAGAAAAAGAGGATGTACAAACTATTTTTTGTGAACGTTTAGTAGAATACGCCAAGGCCATTCACGACCGATACAAGAAAATGGTATATATTAATGTATTGGTTGACATTTCAACATCGTGTGACTGTTCAAAAAATCCAGGAAAACCTTTTGTTCCAAACATTGGAATACTTGCATCGACCGATATTGTTGCAATAGAAAAAGCCAGCCATGATTTGGTAGCCAAAGCGCATCACTGTTCCGATCCATTTCTTAAAGCAAATAATGTAAGTGGACTCCGACAAATTGAGTATGCCTATGAACTTGGCATGGGGCAAAAAAATTACAGACTAATAAACATCGACACTAACGAAACAACAGTTGTTAAGGCCGATTAA
- the ruvC gene encoding crossover junction endodeoxyribonuclease RuvC, translated as MAINKQSENKEKIILGIDPGTNILGYGIIRGSGKNSMKLVVLGVIELGKYGDHYLKLKAIYERVQMLVDQYLPDEVAIEAPFFGKNVQSMLKLGRAQGVAMAAVLSRSIPIFEYAPRKIKQSITGIGSASKEQVATMLKTILKEKDFAQEYFDATDGLAAAVCHFYQQSSALGDAGKVSSWEAFAKQNPNRVK; from the coding sequence ATGGCGATAAACAAGCAATCAGAAAACAAAGAGAAAATAATTCTTGGAATTGATCCTGGGACAAATATTCTAGGATATGGAATAATTCGAGGGAGTGGTAAGAATAGCATGAAACTGGTAGTACTTGGAGTTATTGAACTGGGGAAGTATGGCGATCATTACCTTAAACTTAAAGCCATATACGAGCGAGTTCAAATGCTGGTTGATCAGTACTTACCCGATGAAGTTGCTATTGAAGCACCATTTTTTGGAAAAAATGTTCAAAGTATGCTAAAACTGGGCAGAGCACAAGGAGTCGCAATGGCAGCAGTGCTATCCCGCTCTATCCCTATCTTCGAGTATGCGCCACGTAAAATTAAGCAATCAATAACTGGTATTGGAAGCGCATCAAAAGAACAGGTAGCTACAATGCTTAAAACAATACTAAAGGAGAAGGACTTTGCCCAGGAATATTTTGATGCAACCGACGGATTAGCCGCAGCAGTATGTCACTTCTATCAACAATCCAGCGCATTGGGAGACGCAGGCAAAGTATCGAGTTGGGAAGCATTTGCCAAACAAAATCCTAATAGGGTAAAATAA
- a CDS encoding cysteine desulfurase — MPKVKTSSTINHQPSTINLNEIRKDFPILQREIYGKPLVYFDNGATTQKPKVVLNTIEKFYNSINANIHRGVHKLSAESTEEYEQAREVIREFLNAEKTSEIIFTSGTTASINLVAFSFGEVFVKSGDEVIVTEMEHHSNIVPWQLLCERKGANLKALPFDENGELKVDMLESLITPKTRILSVTHVSNTLGTVNPIKQIIEIAHRHNVPVLIDGAQGVKHGIIDVQDLDADFYAFSGHKIYGPTGIGVLYGKEKWLNQMVPWQGGGDMIATVSFAKTTFNELPFKFEAGTANYIGAAGLATAINYYKSVGIEQATSYETELLNYATKKLLEIDGLRIIGTAKDKASIISFILNDIHPYDTGMILDKMGIAVRTGNHCTQPVIDHFGIDGTVRASLAFYNTFEEVDRLVEGVAKVKEMFG, encoded by the coding sequence ATGCCAAAAGTGAAAACATCTTCAACCATCAACCATCAACCATCAACCATCAACTTGAATGAAATTCGGAAGGATTTTCCTATCCTACAACGTGAGATATATGGTAAACCACTAGTATATTTCGATAACGGTGCAACAACCCAAAAGCCAAAGGTTGTGCTCAACACCATTGAAAAATTTTACAATTCAATCAATGCAAATATTCATCGTGGGGTTCATAAGCTAAGTGCAGAATCCACCGAAGAGTACGAACAAGCACGCGAGGTGATTAGAGAATTCCTCAACGCAGAAAAAACTTCGGAGATTATTTTCACATCGGGAACAACAGCATCAATCAACTTGGTAGCATTTTCGTTTGGCGAGGTATTTGTAAAATCGGGCGACGAGGTAATTGTTACCGAGATGGAACATCACTCTAATATTGTTCCTTGGCAACTACTTTGTGAGCGTAAAGGCGCCAACCTCAAGGCTCTTCCATTCGATGAGAACGGAGAACTTAAAGTTGATATGCTTGAATCGCTCATCACTCCAAAAACCAGAATACTTTCAGTTACACATGTTTCAAATACACTGGGTACAGTAAACCCAATAAAGCAGATAATTGAAATTGCCCACAGGCACAATGTTCCTGTACTTATTGATGGCGCACAGGGTGTAAAACACGGAATAATTGATGTTCAAGACCTAGATGCCGATTTCTACGCATTCTCTGGACACAAAATTTACGGCCCAACAGGAATTGGAGTGCTTTATGGCAAGGAGAAATGGCTAAACCAAATGGTTCCTTGGCAAGGCGGTGGCGATATGATTGCAACAGTATCGTTTGCCAAAACCACATTCAACGAGTTGCCATTCAAGTTTGAGGCTGGAACTGCAAATTACATTGGAGCAGCTGGACTTGCAACCGCAATCAACTACTACAAATCAGTTGGGATTGAGCAAGCAACTTCTTACGAAACAGAGCTGTTGAACTATGCTACAAAGAAACTACTTGAAATTGACGGACTCAGAATTATTGGAACAGCCAAGGATAAAGCATCCATAATATCATTTATTTTAAATGATATACACCCTTACGATACAGGAATGATATTGGATAAAATGGGAATAGCGGTTCGTACAGGCAACCATTGTACTCAACCGGTTATCGACCATTTTGGAATTGATGGAACAGTTCGTGCATCGCTGGCATTCTACAACACATTTGAAGAGGTTGACAGATTGGTTGAGGGTGTGGCCAAGGTTAAGGAAATGTTTGGTTAG
- a CDS encoding Fe-S metabolism protein SufE — protein sequence MTLNEVQNSIIDDFSLFEDWMDRYQQLIELGKDLPPIDEKKRTDQYLIKGCQSKVWLDADLVDGKVQFTADSDAIITKGIVSLLIKVLTNRTPQEILDADLYFIDKIGLKENLSPTRSNGLVAMVKQMRMYALAFQAKSNNV from the coding sequence ATGACACTTAACGAAGTTCAGAATAGTATTATCGACGATTTTAGTTTATTTGAGGATTGGATGGACCGTTATCAGCAGTTAATTGAGCTGGGAAAGGATTTACCTCCAATAGATGAAAAGAAACGTACCGACCAATACCTGATTAAGGGCTGCCAGAGCAAAGTATGGCTCGATGCCGATTTGGTTGATGGCAAAGTACAGTTCACTGCCGATAGCGATGCAATTATCACCAAAGGAATTGTTTCTCTACTCATTAAGGTACTAACTAACAGAACACCACAGGAAATTCTTGATGCCGATTTGTACTTTATCGATAAAATTGGGCTGAAAGAGAACCTATCGCCTACCCGCAGTAACGGATTAGTGGCAATGGTTAAGCAAATGCGAATGTACGCTTTGGCTTTTCAGGCCAAAAGCAACAACGTATAA